One segment of Anopheles stephensi strain Indian chromosome 3, UCI_ANSTEP_V1.0, whole genome shotgun sequence DNA contains the following:
- the LOC118509516 gene encoding uncharacterized protein LOC118509516 — MVSLRVCTVLLAFVCVATAIHQVKYQGSKYKIEKVMDITLKHALESIRPSAWNVKELDLSGNLLSKISADDLAPFTNLEVLNVSSNVVYESLDVRSLSKLQTIDLNNNFVTEVLVGPAIQTLHAANNNISSVICYGERQGWGSKRLYLANNKIGSLLSLADACRSRVEYLDLKLNEIDMLDFGDLAASSETLKHLNLEYNFIFDVKNQRNVVFSQLEMLDLSSNKLAHLGPEFAAVSQGRSINLSNNKLVLLSEVKFSPAVTSFDLRGNGLQCATLKKFFKKNKQLESVSIATVRDATGRDKEACTDTDKYEGPYCCENLVAPYAERLIDLKRKEYALFSRVGSEKERAECEKENKDRLRKVDMIKKQYSTTIDEETRRNQMKIQLTQTKTALERKLPALQNAYNELAGELETVAAELQITVTEDHNLLQLLRSIVQRYEDHYIEEQGKQSNAIRDWDMYQKKETELLEENARMKKLNGEADTALQKANATLQDLNVREQNLIKILSKVQPSAQAEA; from the exons ATGGTGTCGTTGCGGGTTTGCACAGTTTTGCTAGCGTTCGTTTG TGTCGCCACGGCAATACATCAGGTGAAATACCAGGGCAGCAAGTACAAGATCGAAAAGGTGATGGACATCACGCTAAAGCACGCGCTGGAAAGCATCCGCCCATCGGCGTGGAACGTAAAGGAGCTAGATTTGAGCGGCAATCTGCTGTCCAAGATAAGCGCCGATGATTTGGCACCGTTTACCAACCTCGAGGTGCTGAATGTGTCGTCGAACGTGGTGTACGAGTCGTTGGATGTTCGATCGCTCTCGAAACTGCAGACGATCGATTTGAATAACAACTTTGTGACGGAGGTACTGGTTGGACCGGCCATACAAACGTTGCACGCCGCCAACAATAATATCTCGTCCGTGATCTGTTACGGCGAACGGCAGGGCTGGGGAAGTAAGCGACTGTATCTGGCCAACAATAAGATCGGTTCACTGCTGAGCCTGGCCGATGCGTGCCGTAGTCGGGTCGAGTATCTGGATCTGAAGTTGAACGAGATCGATATGTTGGATTTCGGTGACCTTGCTGCTTCGTCGGAAACGCTGAAGCACCTAAACCTGGAGTACAATTTCATTTTCGACGTAAAGAACCAGCGGAACGTAGTGTTTTCGCAGCTGGAAATGTTAGACCTCTCGTCGAACAAGCTAGCCCATTTGGGCCCGGAGTTTGCGGCCGTTTCCCAGGGAAGGTCGATCAAtctcagcaacaacaagctCGTGCTGTTGAGTGAAGTGAAGTTTTCGCCCGCTGTCACCAGCTTCGATCTGCGTGGAAATGGGTTGCAGTGTGCAACGctgaaaaagtttttcaagaaaaacaaacagttgGAAAGCGTTTCGATTGCGACCGTACGCGATGCAACCGGACGCGATAAGGAGGCGTGCACGGACACCGATAAGTACGAGGGTCCGTACTGCTGTGAAAATCTGGTTGCTCCGTACGCCGAGCGGCTGATCGATCTGAAGCGCAAGGAGTATGCACTGTTTTCTCGCGTCGGTTCGGAAAAGGAGCGGGCCGAGTgtgagaaagaaaataaagacCGACTGCGGAAGGTAGACATGATCAAGAAGCAGTACAGCACGACGATCGACGAGGAGACGCGCCGGAACCAGATGAAGATACAGCTAACGCAAACGAAGACAGCATTGGAAAGGAAGCTACCGGCTTTGCAGAACGCATACAATGAGCTGGCAGGTGAGCTGGAAACGGTGGCCGCAGAGTTGCAGATCACTGTTACGGAGGACCACAATCTGCTGCAGCTGTTGCGTAGCATTGTGCAGCGGTACGAGGACCATTACATCGAAGAGCAGGGCAAGCAAAGCAATGCCATCCGCGATTGGGATATGTACCAGAAGAAGGAAACGGAGCTGCTGGAGGAAAATGCTCGGATGAAGAAGCTTAACGGCGAGGCCGATACGGCACTGCAGAAAGCAAACGCTACGCTGCAGGATTTGAACGTACGAGAGCAAAATTTGATCAAGATTCTCAGTAAGGTTCAGCCGTCGGCCCAGGCGGAAGCATAG